Proteins found in one Terribacillus sp. DMT04 genomic segment:
- a CDS encoding LLM class flavin-dependent oxidoreductase produces MRKQIILQAFDMTAAMHNAHGLWKHPESRRHREYKSLDYWIELARLLEKGKFDAVFFADVLGVYDVYGGDEAAALRDGVQVPLNDPAFVIPAMAAVTKHLSFAVTVSTSYEQPFHNARKFSTLDHLTNGRIAWNIVTSYLPNAAQNFGLEKMVKHDERYQIADEFLEVSYKLLEDSWEEDAVIADPESGVLVDAAKVHRIKHKGSYFSVEGPHVSEPSPQRTPVLYQAGTSEKGRDFAAKHAECVFVGGPTPEKIKYYIEDIKSRAEAYGRRKDEIKAFTFLQVVVAETEEKAYSKYEEIKKYWSADAAKAQYGGSTGYDLAAYENEEDLFTYKHTEQGQSRAAYLTKDAARPFTVKEIQEKFSKPAEMDIFVGSPEQVADQIEEFFVRSGVDGFNLTHYITPKDLQDFVELVVPILQERGLYKKAYKEGTFREKLYNHPYLQSGHPAKQRKRS; encoded by the coding sequence ATGCGTAAACAAATCATTCTGCAAGCTTTTGATATGACAGCCGCCATGCATAATGCGCATGGTCTATGGAAACACCCGGAAAGCAGAAGGCACCGCGAGTATAAATCGCTCGACTATTGGATTGAGCTAGCGCGGCTTTTAGAGAAAGGGAAGTTTGATGCGGTGTTTTTTGCCGATGTTCTAGGGGTTTATGATGTGTATGGAGGAGATGAGGCAGCAGCCTTGCGCGATGGTGTGCAAGTGCCGCTCAATGATCCAGCTTTTGTCATACCGGCAATGGCTGCCGTAACAAAGCACTTGTCTTTCGCTGTTACGGTAAGCACTTCGTATGAACAGCCGTTCCATAATGCCCGTAAGTTTTCGACACTTGATCATTTGACCAACGGACGTATTGCATGGAATATTGTTACGTCGTATTTACCGAATGCAGCCCAAAATTTTGGCTTGGAAAAAATGGTCAAGCACGATGAACGTTATCAAATTGCCGATGAATTTTTAGAGGTTTCTTATAAGCTGCTTGAAGATAGCTGGGAGGAGGATGCTGTCATTGCAGACCCGGAAAGCGGTGTGCTTGTTGATGCTGCAAAAGTCCATCGCATCAAGCATAAAGGCAGTTATTTCTCCGTGGAAGGACCGCATGTGAGTGAGCCTTCTCCGCAGCGAACGCCAGTGCTTTACCAAGCTGGCACTTCAGAGAAGGGCAGGGATTTTGCTGCAAAACATGCGGAATGTGTTTTTGTAGGGGGACCGACACCGGAAAAAATTAAGTATTATATAGAGGATATTAAGTCGCGGGCAGAAGCTTACGGCAGAAGGAAGGACGAGATTAAAGCATTCACCTTCCTGCAGGTCGTAGTAGCTGAAACGGAAGAAAAAGCTTACAGCAAGTATGAGGAAATAAAAAAATACTGGAGTGCCGATGCAGCTAAGGCGCAATATGGCGGTTCAACGGGGTATGATCTGGCTGCTTATGAGAATGAAGAAGATTTATTCACATATAAGCATACTGAACAAGGACAATCTCGAGCGGCATATCTGACAAAAGACGCTGCACGACCATTTACGGTTAAAGAGATTCAGGAAAAATTCAGTAAACCTGCTGAGATGGACATTTTTGTCGGCAGTCCGGAACAAGTAGCAGATCAAATAGAAGAATTCTTTGTTCGCAGCGGAGTAGATGGATTCAACCTGACACATTATATTACACCAAAAGATTTGCAAGATTTTGTCGAGTTAGTTGTTCCAATTCTGCAGGAGCGCGGGTTATATAAAAAAGCGTACAAAGAGGGTACTTTTCGAGAGAAACTATACAACCACCCGTACCTCCAGTCTGGACACCCAGCAAAACAAAGGAAGAGGAGCTGA
- a CDS encoding OsmC family protein, with protein sequence MKLTMKQHGFRIDLPHQTLDIDGDETFGIRPYQLMVSSIAGCSASVFRKVMEKQRLEIDDMEVLTEVERDEQAANRITKITLTYIVRGFHLDKGQLEKNLQLAHKNCSMVQTVKDSIDIEERLEVIHLNHY encoded by the coding sequence ATGAAGTTAACGATGAAGCAGCATGGTTTTCGAATTGATCTGCCCCATCAGACGTTGGATATCGATGGAGATGAGACATTTGGTATCAGACCCTATCAGTTAATGGTGTCCTCCATAGCAGGCTGCAGCGCGTCTGTTTTTCGTAAAGTTATGGAAAAGCAGCGCTTGGAAATAGATGATATGGAAGTTCTGACAGAAGTCGAGCGAGATGAACAAGCTGCAAACCGCATTACCAAAATTACACTAACTTACATTGTGCGCGGTTTTCATTTAGACAAAGGACAGCTGGAGAAAAACCTTCAGCTTGCACATAAAAACTGTTCAATGGTCCAAACAGTTAAGGACAGTATTGATATTGAAGAACGACTGGAAGTCATCCATTTGAACCATTATTAA
- a CDS encoding MFS transporter: MRNAYSFWILVSIVAISGFSQGLLLPLIAIIFEQDGLSSSLNGLNAIAIYIGILAISPFMEAPLRKFGYRPVIITGGLLVAVALFAFPLWKSFWFWFVLRLLIGIGDNALHFGTQTWITSSSPEAARGRNISIYGLFFGIGFAVGPLMTSLVKVSESLPFILSGALCLVAWFTLFQLRNEFPESENTQAANQQGLVQRFGSTLKYAWVAFLPPLGYGFLESSLNGSFPIYGLRQEIGVAEVSILLTSFAIGGIVFQIPLGMLSDKFGRKYTLLTVILLGTICFGAAGILEAHYAALMVCLFAAGMMLGSTFSLGISYMTDLTPRHLLPTGNLLCSITFSLGSLGGPYLSGVFIEELPHVSFFLIMTVIFAGIFITLLVHAIFSRRVAASQQY; this comes from the coding sequence ATGAGAAATGCTTATAGTTTTTGGATCCTTGTCAGTATTGTTGCGATCTCCGGCTTCAGTCAAGGGCTTCTTCTCCCATTGATTGCCATCATCTTTGAACAAGATGGTCTGTCATCTTCCTTGAATGGACTGAACGCCATCGCTATTTACATCGGGATCCTAGCAATATCACCGTTTATGGAGGCACCATTGCGTAAGTTTGGTTATCGGCCGGTTATTATAACAGGAGGACTACTTGTTGCCGTCGCTTTGTTTGCTTTTCCATTGTGGAAATCCTTCTGGTTTTGGTTTGTGCTGCGCTTATTAATCGGGATTGGAGATAATGCACTGCATTTCGGTACGCAGACATGGATTACTTCCTCTTCACCAGAAGCGGCGCGAGGAAGAAATATCTCTATTTATGGTTTATTTTTCGGAATTGGTTTTGCAGTCGGTCCATTAATGACGTCATTGGTTAAGGTATCAGAATCCTTGCCATTTATCTTATCTGGTGCCCTTTGCTTGGTTGCATGGTTTACCCTCTTCCAGCTGCGCAACGAGTTTCCTGAGTCCGAAAATACGCAAGCTGCAAATCAGCAAGGACTTGTGCAGCGGTTTGGATCAACTCTGAAGTATGCATGGGTCGCGTTTTTGCCGCCCCTTGGGTATGGCTTTTTAGAGTCTTCTCTCAATGGCAGTTTCCCTATCTACGGGCTGCGCCAGGAAATTGGCGTTGCTGAGGTGTCTATTTTGCTCACGAGCTTTGCAATTGGAGGCATCGTATTTCAAATTCCGCTTGGTATGCTAAGTGATAAATTTGGCCGCAAATATACGCTGCTCACTGTCATACTCCTAGGAACAATCTGTTTCGGTGCTGCCGGCATCTTGGAAGCTCATTACGCTGCCTTAATGGTTTGCTTATTCGCTGCTGGAATGATGCTGGGATCCACTTTTTCACTAGGAATCAGCTATATGACAGACTTAACACCGCGTCATTTGCTGCCTACTGGCAATCTGCTCTGCAGCATTACATTTAGTCTTGGCAGTCTCGGCGGACCGTATCTTAGCGGGGTATTTATTGAGGAACTGCCGCATGTCAGCTTTTTTCTTATTATGACAGTCATTTTTGCAGGCATCTTTATTACTCTACTTGTACATGCTATTTTTTCCAGACGTGTTGCAGCTTCACAGCAGTATTAA
- a CDS encoding YihY/virulence factor BrkB family protein has translation MGSFLKQLGQRVGNDEVTGLSAQLAYFLLLSLFPFIIFLVSLIAFLPISQEDIMNTVSSFAPDSTMQLLEENISSIVSNHNGGLLSIGILATLWSASNGVNAIIRALNKAYNVDEERSFIVARAVAVVLTIAMVLVIAVAFLLPIFGKSIGLYIFSIFGLDEGFLTVWGALRWVISLIIFFIVLLALYVLAPSKKISIKESMAGAAFAAVFWMIASWLFSFYVNNFGNYSATYGSLGAVIVLMIWFYLSGIIIITGGEINAMLDERKKGKKAS, from the coding sequence ATGGGGAGTTTTCTTAAACAGCTTGGGCAGCGGGTCGGAAACGATGAAGTGACCGGTTTGTCTGCCCAGCTGGCTTATTTTTTACTGCTATCACTATTTCCATTTATTATCTTCCTTGTATCCCTGATTGCATTTTTGCCAATCAGTCAGGAAGATATTATGAACACTGTATCATCATTTGCGCCAGACTCAACGATGCAGTTGCTGGAGGAGAATATATCCAGTATAGTCAGTAATCACAATGGCGGATTATTATCCATTGGTATTTTGGCAACTCTGTGGTCAGCTTCTAACGGTGTCAATGCCATTATTCGTGCATTAAACAAGGCTTACAATGTAGATGAGGAACGCTCATTTATTGTTGCCAGAGCTGTAGCTGTTGTTTTAACGATTGCGATGGTTCTTGTTATAGCAGTAGCATTTCTATTGCCGATTTTCGGAAAATCAATCGGTCTTTATATTTTTTCCATTTTTGGATTGGATGAAGGCTTTCTTACTGTTTGGGGAGCTTTACGCTGGGTTATCTCATTAATCATATTCTTCATTGTACTGCTTGCACTTTATGTGCTGGCGCCAAGTAAGAAGATTTCTATTAAAGAATCAATGGCAGGAGCTGCTTTTGCTGCCGTCTTCTGGATGATCGCATCCTGGTTATTCTCGTTTTATGTAAATAACTTCGGTAACTATTCAGCTACGTACGGATCACTTGGTGCAGTCATCGTTCTGATGATTTGGTTCTACTTATCGGGCATAATTATTATTACCGGCGGCGAAATTAACGCTATGCTGGATGAAAGAAAAAAAGGCAAGAAGGCTTCCTAA
- a CDS encoding SE1561 family protein — MTIPTHKVDDLKQRLAAFMDYLDNIEPEQTSLDEIDEMLRMLDDMENRFK, encoded by the coding sequence TTGACAATTCCAACGCATAAAGTAGATGACTTGAAGCAGCGGCTCGCTGCATTCATGGACTATCTTGACAATATTGAACCGGAACAGACATCTCTAGATGAGATTGACGAAATGCTCCGGATGCTTGACGACATGGAGAATAGATTCAAGTAA
- a CDS encoding transporter substrate-binding domain-containing protein, with protein MLLLAACGTNSDGASESADSDAAWERIQDAGKLVVGTSGTLYPASYYPEGSDELTGYDVEVIKEIAKRLDLEVEFKTSDFSNAMTSVQNGRVDIAANDIEITEERKEQFSFTEPYKYSFTSMIVRKDDMSGIHSLEDLKGKRAGGEAATNHSKIAEQLGAEVVAYNNAANDVYLRDVDNGRTDLIINDYYLQSLALEAFSDFNITIHPDFKFDQITQGALLPKDATELKKQMDSALNEMREDGTLTKLSEEFFGGADVSKEPAEDLPTVKELLEEQK; from the coding sequence ATGCTTCTTTTAGCTGCTTGTGGGACCAATTCAGATGGCGCTTCTGAAAGCGCTGACAGTGACGCGGCATGGGAAAGAATTCAAGATGCGGGCAAGCTAGTAGTCGGAACATCCGGAACATTGTATCCTGCTTCGTACTATCCAGAAGGCTCGGATGAGCTTACTGGATATGATGTGGAAGTCATCAAAGAGATTGCCAAGCGACTGGACTTAGAAGTAGAATTCAAAACGTCTGATTTTAGTAATGCGATGACATCTGTTCAGAATGGAAGGGTCGATATTGCGGCGAATGATATAGAAATAACAGAAGAAAGAAAAGAGCAGTTTTCCTTTACAGAACCATATAAGTATTCGTTCACTTCAATGATTGTTCGTAAAGATGATATGTCAGGCATTCATAGCCTGGAGGATCTTAAAGGAAAACGTGCGGGCGGAGAAGCGGCAACAAATCATAGTAAAATAGCAGAGCAGCTGGGTGCTGAAGTTGTTGCTTACAATAATGCAGCAAATGATGTATATCTGCGTGATGTAGATAATGGCCGTACAGATTTGATTATCAATGATTATTATCTGCAGTCCTTAGCACTCGAAGCTTTTTCTGATTTCAACATCACAATTCACCCCGATTTCAAATTTGATCAAATTACGCAGGGAGCATTGCTGCCAAAAGATGCGACTGAACTAAAGAAACAAATGGACAGTGCGTTAAATGAGATGCGCGAAGATGGAACCTTAACGAAGCTGTCTGAGGAGTTCTTCGGCGGAGCGGATGTGTCCAAGGAACCAGCAGAAGATTTGCCAACAGTGAAGGAATTGCTTGAAGAACAAAAATAA
- a CDS encoding amino acid ABC transporter permease: protein MMPFELMDIGKFFDPTLAWENLPFILEGLPMTIAVAFAAMAIGLLLGFFLAIGRSSRFFFLRWPTRFYISFMRGTPILVFLFILYQGLPVVKIQLDAFTCAVLAFGLNSAAYIAEVNRGALSSISYGQWESSYALGLNYWQTLTRVITPQAIRVAMPPLTNVFLDLVKATSLAAVITVPEMFQKAQIVAGRTFDSMTMYITVALVYWPLCIIISYFQERLEKRFSRYIN from the coding sequence ATGATGCCATTTGAGCTAATGGATATAGGGAAGTTTTTTGATCCAACATTAGCTTGGGAGAACCTTCCTTTCATTTTAGAAGGTTTGCCAATGACAATAGCTGTTGCTTTTGCTGCGATGGCAATCGGGCTGCTCCTAGGCTTCTTTTTGGCAATAGGCCGCAGCTCTAGATTCTTTTTCTTACGGTGGCCAACGAGATTCTATATTTCCTTTATGCGAGGAACACCGATTCTCGTTTTCTTATTCATCCTGTATCAAGGACTGCCTGTCGTCAAAATTCAACTAGATGCTTTTACGTGTGCCGTACTCGCATTTGGTTTAAACAGCGCTGCATACATTGCGGAGGTTAATCGCGGAGCGCTGAGCAGCATTTCTTATGGACAATGGGAATCTTCGTATGCCCTTGGACTGAATTACTGGCAGACGCTGACGCGTGTCATTACACCGCAAGCTATACGGGTCGCCATGCCGCCACTGACAAATGTGTTTCTTGATTTAGTGAAAGCGACAAGTTTGGCGGCGGTTATAACAGTGCCCGAAATGTTTCAAAAGGCACAGATCGTTGCTGGACGGACATTTGACTCCATGACGATGTACATTACCGTGGCGCTGGTTTATTGGCCGCTTTGTATTATTATTTCTTATTTTCAGGAGCGGCTGGAAAAGCGCTTTTCACGCTATATTAATTAA
- a CDS encoding S66 peptidase family protein, whose translation MTITFPAALTATSTFAVTAPSSGVPEHLHMRVHKAKKQLEQVCNHVIIGETVWTQKAARSCPAEIRAKELMRFMTDPAIDAVMPPWGGELLVQVLPKLDWEKLAKSKPTWLIGYSDTSTLLCSYTLQTNIASAHATNFFDLHMDKLDQTTKQWHNLLSAPSRENFVQHSSSLYQSSWDALFEQDDASGFDLDSKTEWKSTTGNSVSFTGRLIGGCLNTLTAIAGTQYAPIEKWRNGFTENTIVYLEWGDWGTAEVYRNLWHLRELGWFEGASGAIFGRPARSTSTEDYTIEQMIHEFAAELELPIIYDADIGHMPPQLTMINGALATISYQDGSGTLTYLE comes from the coding sequence ATGACAATAACGTTTCCGGCAGCTTTAACAGCCACCTCTACTTTCGCCGTGACCGCTCCATCCAGCGGCGTACCCGAACACCTTCATATGCGCGTACATAAAGCTAAAAAGCAGCTGGAGCAAGTTTGTAACCATGTCATTATCGGAGAAACTGTCTGGACTCAAAAAGCCGCACGAAGCTGCCCGGCTGAGATCCGCGCAAAAGAACTAATGCGCTTTATGACAGATCCTGCTATCGATGCTGTGATGCCGCCTTGGGGCGGAGAATTGCTTGTACAAGTATTACCAAAGCTTGATTGGGAGAAGCTAGCTAAAAGCAAGCCAACTTGGCTCATCGGCTATTCTGATACAAGCACATTGCTTTGCAGCTATACACTCCAAACCAATATCGCCAGCGCCCACGCTACTAACTTTTTCGACTTACATATGGACAAGCTCGATCAGACAACAAAGCAGTGGCATAACTTGCTGTCTGCTCCATCTCGCGAAAATTTCGTTCAGCATTCATCTTCTCTTTATCAATCTTCCTGGGATGCTCTTTTTGAACAAGATGACGCGTCGGGCTTTGATTTGGACAGCAAAACAGAATGGAAATCCACAACTGGTAATTCCGTGTCCTTTACCGGCCGGTTGATTGGCGGATGTTTGAATACATTAACCGCCATTGCCGGGACGCAATATGCACCAATTGAAAAATGGCGGAATGGTTTTACAGAGAACACCATTGTTTATTTGGAATGGGGCGACTGGGGGACAGCTGAAGTTTATCGAAATCTTTGGCATTTACGAGAATTAGGCTGGTTTGAGGGGGCAAGCGGTGCTATATTCGGACGACCTGCCAGAAGCACCTCTACGGAAGACTATACAATTGAACAAATGATTCATGAATTTGCAGCCGAACTTGAACTACCTATTATTTATGATGCCGATATTGGCCATATGCCGCCCCAGCTGACAATGATCAATGGTGCGCTGGCCACCATCTCTTACCAAGACGGCAGCGGCACATTGACTTATCTGGAATAG
- a CDS encoding DNA-3-methyladenine glycosylase — translation MWEKDLIGKHTYDYHYLMKRWKMDALNVVDADEHLIKLPVVLEDGSRHMVLLQFSGPITAPAVRVSSADTAKSEEIIDWVQNWLQWDRDLAEVAAHFVESDLEQLFFAHAGTPIVKDTNLYYCLMKTIIHQQLNLKFAYTLTNRFVEAYGTYEEGVRFYPSPERVASLSYEDLRSMQFSQRKAEYVIDTSRLIAEGKLDLELLSTESNATIAAELTKIRGLGSWSAQNWMLSGLGRPDLLPAADIGIQKALKFYEDLPEKPTPASIYERGERWAPYRSYAAVTLWRSIET, via the coding sequence TTGTGGGAAAAAGACCTTATCGGAAAGCATACATACGATTATCATTATTTAATGAAAAGATGGAAAATGGATGCATTAAATGTTGTTGACGCGGATGAACATCTTATAAAGCTTCCGGTTGTTTTAGAAGATGGATCACGACATATGGTTCTGTTGCAATTCAGTGGACCGATTACAGCGCCTGCTGTGCGGGTGTCTTCTGCAGATACAGCCAAAAGTGAAGAGATTATCGATTGGGTGCAAAACTGGCTGCAATGGGACAGAGATTTGGCGGAGGTTGCCGCCCATTTTGTTGAATCAGATTTGGAACAGCTTTTTTTCGCGCACGCAGGTACACCAATCGTAAAAGATACAAACCTCTATTATTGTTTAATGAAGACAATCATTCATCAGCAATTGAATTTGAAATTCGCTTATACACTTACTAATCGTTTTGTAGAAGCGTATGGAACGTATGAGGAAGGTGTCAGGTTTTATCCGTCGCCGGAAAGAGTTGCTTCCTTATCATATGAAGACTTACGCAGCATGCAGTTTTCCCAGCGAAAAGCGGAGTATGTAATTGATACAAGTCGTCTTATTGCAGAAGGGAAGCTGGATCTTGAATTATTATCAACTGAATCAAATGCGACAATTGCAGCAGAACTGACAAAAATTCGCGGTCTGGGGAGCTGGTCTGCTCAGAACTGGATGCTCTCTGGGTTAGGGCGTCCAGACTTATTACCAGCTGCTGATATCGGAATACAAAAGGCGTTGAAGTTTTATGAAGATTTGCCTGAAAAACCAACACCAGCAAGTATATATGAACGAGGAGAAAGATGGGCTCCATACCGCAGTTACGCGGCTGTAACCCTTTGGAGGAGTATTGAGACCTGA
- a CDS encoding transporter substrate-binding domain-containing protein, which yields MKKRVFILCSLLFVLVLSACGASDDKESDQQAADDKVWENIKETGKITVGTSGTLYPASYYPEGSDEISGYDVEVVKEIAKRLDLEVEFKTSDFNNMLASVQNGRVDMAANDIGITDERKEKFAYSEPYKYSYTTMIVRKDDLSGIESLSDLKGKKAGGEATTGYSKIAERLGAEVVAYGNTTNDVYLRDVDNGRTDLIINDYYLQSLALQAFPDFNITIHPDFKFDGSANAVIMSNDAAELKAQVDKVLGEMKEDGTLTELSKKFFDGADVSKEPEEDIPSIDELVKQQEDEAK from the coding sequence ATGAAAAAGCGCGTTTTTATTCTATGCAGTTTGCTATTCGTCCTAGTGTTAAGTGCATGTGGTGCTTCTGACGATAAAGAAAGTGATCAGCAAGCTGCTGATGATAAGGTTTGGGAAAATATTAAAGAAACAGGCAAGATAACTGTCGGAACTTCCGGCACCTTATATCCAGCAAGTTATTATCCAGAGGGATCGGATGAAATTTCAGGATATGATGTAGAAGTAGTAAAAGAAATTGCCAAGCGTTTGGATTTGGAAGTTGAATTCAAAACGTCTGATTTCAACAATATGCTTGCTTCTGTACAAAATGGACGCGTGGATATGGCAGCCAATGATATTGGCATCACAGATGAGCGCAAAGAAAAGTTTGCATATAGTGAACCGTATAAATACTCCTACACAACGATGATTGTACGAAAAGATGATTTGTCAGGTATTGAAAGTTTGTCTGACCTGAAAGGTAAAAAAGCGGGCGGAGAAGCAACAACTGGGTACAGTAAAATCGCCGAACGTTTAGGTGCCGAGGTTGTAGCTTATGGTAATACAACCAATGATGTGTATTTGCGTGATGTTGATAACGGCCGTACTGATCTAATCATCAATGATTATTACTTACAATCATTAGCGCTGCAGGCATTCCCAGACTTCAATATTACGATTCATCCTGATTTCAAATTTGACGGATCTGCAAACGCAGTGATTATGTCGAACGATGCAGCTGAATTGAAAGCGCAAGTGGACAAGGTGCTTGGTGAAATGAAAGAAGACGGAACACTAACGGAGCTCTCGAAAAAGTTCTTTGATGGCGCGGACGTATCAAAGGAGCCGGAAGAAGACATTCCTTCCATCGATGAATTAGTGAAACAGCAGGAAGACGAAGCAAAATGA
- a CDS encoding YfkD famly protein, with translation MKFTRILIAMMALLMLTLSFSATGKADNVQKKDITEIPNHVLNISKENTYPNSNKDQIVLEPSELVKELTEESNIAIQNPELIRILNESSLKPSPLAIGYRGMIFMGHWPLEYTSEETNINWQYQKVNSNQVSNAGGESAKQMNYEQQEERYVKGGLTAEIDNPKDIKLMMLQQAQKNTKLPLSFQTVIGKGTNKENEYGVPLNKAGILTAYAPAVNEKGTITFGEVYVELKGSKKRIIIKNVTKQGIGAWIPIQDHLSFTFNVQ, from the coding sequence ATGAAATTCACGAGAATCTTAATTGCAATGATGGCACTGCTCATGCTGACACTTTCTTTTTCAGCCACAGGAAAGGCAGATAATGTACAAAAGAAGGATATTACTGAAATTCCGAACCACGTTTTAAATATCTCCAAAGAAAATACCTATCCGAATTCGAATAAAGATCAAATTGTTTTGGAGCCAAGTGAGCTAGTAAAAGAACTGACAGAAGAAAGCAACATTGCAATTCAAAATCCAGAGCTTATTCGAATACTGAATGAATCTTCTCTGAAACCATCACCATTGGCTATCGGCTACCGAGGTATGATATTTATGGGGCACTGGCCGCTGGAATATACGTCTGAAGAAACAAATATCAATTGGCAATATCAAAAAGTGAATTCCAATCAAGTGAGCAATGCAGGCGGCGAATCTGCTAAGCAAATGAATTACGAGCAGCAGGAAGAACGCTATGTAAAAGGCGGTCTGACAGCCGAAATTGACAATCCAAAAGATATCAAGCTCATGATGCTGCAACAAGCACAAAAGAATACCAAGCTTCCGTTATCGTTCCAGACAGTCATAGGAAAAGGAACAAATAAAGAGAATGAATACGGTGTTCCATTGAATAAAGCGGGCATTCTTACTGCTTATGCACCTGCTGTCAATGAAAAGGGGACGATCACGTTTGGTGAAGTGTATGTGGAATTAAAAGGGTCTAAGAAACGAATTATTATTAAAAATGTTACAAAACAGGGAATTGGTGCATGGATTCCAATTCAAGATCATCTATCCTTCACCTTCAACGTTCAATAA
- the pdaA gene encoding delta-lactam-biosynthetic de-N-acetylase yields the protein MRYKSIMLILVMLLGAPTYTAAESSVSYGWGFVKSKNGSIPEIGKYQQLLDKYHSYYLDASGDKTVYITFDNGYEQGYTDDILDVLQKHEVPAAFFITGHYVDSAPELVKRMVDEGHIIGNHSYHHPDLTKVSKEKMQKELDMLETAVADLTEQDEMHYLRAPRGTFSARSLKWSEDMGYTNVFWSLAYADWKTGEQKGWQHAYEQVITQMHPGAVVLLHSVSEDNAVALEKLIIELKKQGYSFRTLDDLVKQDILPKAVTQF from the coding sequence ATGCGATATAAATCAATTATGTTAATTCTCGTCATGCTGCTGGGTGCACCAACATATACAGCAGCTGAAAGCTCTGTCAGCTACGGATGGGGATTTGTAAAAAGTAAGAATGGCAGCATCCCGGAAATAGGGAAGTATCAACAGCTGTTGGATAAATACCATAGCTATTATTTGGATGCTTCTGGAGATAAAACAGTTTATATTACGTTTGATAATGGTTATGAACAAGGCTACACAGATGACATCTTGGACGTGCTTCAAAAGCATGAAGTACCAGCTGCCTTTTTCATAACTGGTCACTATGTAGATTCTGCGCCAGAATTGGTCAAACGAATGGTGGATGAAGGTCATATTATTGGCAATCACTCTTATCATCATCCTGACTTAACCAAGGTTTCCAAAGAGAAAATGCAGAAGGAGCTCGACATGCTGGAGACTGCGGTAGCAGACTTAACGGAACAGGATGAGATGCATTATCTCCGGGCGCCTCGCGGTACTTTCAGTGCGCGTTCTCTGAAGTGGTCGGAAGACATGGGCTACACCAATGTATTTTGGTCGCTTGCTTATGCCGATTGGAAGACGGGCGAGCAAAAAGGCTGGCAGCATGCGTATGAGCAAGTAATAACGCAAATGCATCCAGGAGCAGTCGTGCTGCTGCATAGCGTTTCTGAAGACAATGCTGTAGCTCTGGAGAAATTAATCATTGAACTTAAAAAGCAAGGTTATTCCTTCCGTACACTTGACGACTTAGTGAAGCAGGATATCCTGCCAAAAGCTGTTACGCAATTTTAA